A genomic region of Microlunatus sagamiharensis contains the following coding sequences:
- a CDS encoding UDP-galactopyranose/dTDP-fucopyranose mutase family protein, translating to MRFGIAGAGFSGAVIARQLAVAGHDAVVFDTRDHVAGNCHTERDAETGVMVHRYGPHIFHTADERVWGYVNRFARMEPYAHRVRTTVGGRVYSLPVNLMTINQLFGTALGPDEARGFIAEQADSSIGEPRNFEEQALKFMGRELYEAFFLGYTRKQWGLEPTEIPASVLKRLPLRFSYEDSYFNHPHQAIPRDGYTALVEAVLDHPRIEVRLSTPYTQDHRADFDHSVWSGPLDAWFGYARGRLGYRTLDFEEIRAEGDQLGCAVMNFGDLEVPHTRIAEHKHFAPWETHDKTVCFRETSRLAGEGDTPYYPIRLAEDKSLLRDYVDAARAEQGVTFVGRLGTYRYLDMDVTIGEALAAADGILAALDAGRPVPSLFVDA from the coding sequence ATGAGGTTCGGCATCGCCGGCGCAGGCTTCAGCGGCGCGGTGATCGCCCGCCAGCTCGCGGTCGCCGGCCACGATGCCGTGGTCTTCGACACCCGCGACCACGTGGCCGGCAACTGCCACACCGAGCGCGACGCCGAGACCGGCGTGATGGTCCACCGCTACGGCCCGCACATCTTCCACACCGCCGACGAGCGCGTGTGGGGCTACGTCAACCGCTTCGCCCGCATGGAGCCGTACGCCCACCGGGTGCGCACGACCGTGGGCGGCCGGGTCTACTCGCTGCCGGTCAACCTCATGACGATCAACCAGCTCTTCGGCACCGCGCTCGGACCCGACGAGGCGCGCGGCTTCATCGCCGAGCAGGCCGACTCCTCGATCGGGGAGCCGCGCAACTTCGAGGAGCAGGCCCTCAAGTTCATGGGCCGCGAGCTGTACGAGGCGTTCTTCCTCGGCTACACGCGCAAGCAGTGGGGCCTCGAGCCGACCGAGATCCCCGCGTCAGTGCTCAAGCGGCTGCCGCTGCGCTTCAGCTACGAGGACTCCTACTTCAACCACCCGCACCAGGCGATCCCCCGCGACGGCTACACCGCGCTGGTCGAGGCGGTCCTGGACCACCCGCGCATCGAGGTGCGCCTGTCCACGCCCTACACGCAGGACCACCGGGCCGACTTCGACCACTCGGTCTGGTCGGGTCCGCTGGACGCGTGGTTCGGCTACGCGCGCGGCCGGCTGGGCTACCGCACGCTCGACTTCGAGGAGATCCGGGCCGAGGGCGACCAGCTCGGCTGCGCGGTGATGAACTTCGGCGACCTCGAGGTGCCGCACACCCGCATCGCGGAGCACAAGCACTTCGCCCCGTGGGAGACCCACGACAAGACCGTGTGCTTCCGCGAGACCAGCCGGCTCGCGGGCGAGGGTGACACGCCCTACTACCCGATCCGGCTGGCCGAGGACAAGAGTCTGCTGCGCGACTACGTCGACGCGGCGCGCGCAGAGCAGGGCGTCACGTTCGTCGGGCGCCTCGGCACCTACCGCTACCTGGACATGGACGTGACCATCGGCGAGGCGCTGGCGGCCGCGGACGGCATCCTCGCCGCGCTCGACGCCGGACGCCCCGTCCCGTCGTTGTTCGTCGACGCATGA